The following coding sequences lie in one Kribbella sp. NBC_00709 genomic window:
- a CDS encoding pyridoxamine 5'-phosphate oxidase family protein: MTTTPLQPTDRTSLRRSKERAATDRQALYDVLYDGMFCHLGVVVDGDPLVLPTAYGVDLDRGPDGTLYLHGSVAARSVVAAPEQTICVTITHTEGLVLARSAFHHSVNYRSAVIFGVPRLITDLDEKLHGLNRIVDHLVPGRSTAVRPPNRKELAKTSVLALSLTEASVKTRSGPANDDEQDLGLPYWTGVIPLHVIAGEPENNPDCDLLIPAHVRTRASLLGAPS; this comes from the coding sequence ATGACCACTACCCCGCTGCAGCCGACCGATCGGACCTCACTCCGCCGCTCGAAGGAGCGCGCTGCCACCGACCGGCAGGCGTTGTACGACGTCCTGTACGACGGGATGTTCTGCCACCTGGGCGTCGTGGTCGACGGCGATCCGCTCGTACTGCCGACGGCATACGGCGTGGATCTGGACCGCGGCCCGGACGGGACGCTGTACCTGCACGGCTCGGTCGCCGCCCGCAGCGTGGTGGCGGCGCCGGAGCAGACCATCTGCGTCACCATCACGCACACCGAGGGCCTGGTGCTGGCGCGGTCCGCGTTCCACCACTCGGTGAACTACCGGTCCGCTGTCATCTTCGGCGTACCGCGGCTCATCACCGACCTCGATGAGAAGCTGCACGGTCTCAACCGGATCGTCGACCACCTGGTGCCCGGTCGGTCGACCGCCGTACGACCGCCGAACCGCAAGGAGCTGGCCAAGACGTCGGTGCTCGCTCTCTCGCTCACCGAAGCCTCGGTGAAGACTCGCTCCGGCCCGGCCAATGACGACGAGCAGGACCTCGGACTGCCCTACTGGACAGGCGTGATCCCGCTCCACGTCATCGCCGGCGAACCGGAGAACAACCCTGACTGCGACCTGCTGATCCCCGCCCACGTCCGCACCCGCGCGAGCCTGCTGGGCGCGCCTTCCTAG